A portion of the Acidisoma sp. PAMC 29798 genome contains these proteins:
- a CDS encoding DUF2142 domain-containing protein has translation MRIASVAATERAAALAVFILCVVPLVLLCAWRVPIGQAPDEADHVARIASVLDGQIIGHRVSAMNAQSGSQDAGVTVNIGLIYADLVGTGRAAPPPFDTSPAKRQEWARTIPWAPGPIFVSSANTAAYAPLAYGPAAIGMGIAILTGALPHGAIIGARLGNALAFSLLGIAALALARRGRLLLLITLALPMTIWLAGSPSQDGIVIAVAALGAALLTRDGHVAFYLGCAALAVLVLQKPPYLPLAALALLAPGGLSWRRFQDRLPAAIAVAVPGLLWSVAVVKWVAVPLLPSPLYHPGPLWPGNHADLFHSAISAAQGQVLLHHPWRGLLLPPLSLLRQLAGLSDQFIGVLGALTLHLPRPLYGVWWLAILSALGHLAARADQADESGKIDRLLAWAAILCSGELICLTLYLTWTRVGMDVIDGLQGRYFIPLMAMLVLALPHVPVLTRAPRWAWWILPMVALLATDAALPRLIAASYQP, from the coding sequence ATGCGCATTGCCTCCGTGGCCGCGACCGAGCGGGCCGCAGCCCTGGCTGTCTTCATTCTATGCGTCGTCCCTCTCGTGCTGCTCTGCGCATGGCGCGTGCCGATCGGACAGGCGCCGGACGAAGCCGATCATGTCGCCCGCATCGCGAGCGTTCTGGATGGGCAGATCATCGGCCATCGCGTTTCCGCCATGAACGCGCAAAGCGGCAGTCAGGATGCCGGCGTCACCGTCAATATCGGCCTGATCTACGCGGATCTTGTCGGAACCGGCCGAGCCGCACCTCCGCCCTTCGACACGTCACCGGCGAAGCGCCAGGAATGGGCGCGGACCATCCCTTGGGCGCCCGGACCGATCTTCGTCAGCAGTGCCAATACGGCAGCCTATGCGCCCCTTGCCTATGGCCCGGCCGCGATCGGCATGGGGATCGCAATCCTCACCGGCGCCTTGCCGCATGGCGCAATCATCGGCGCGCGCCTGGGCAATGCCCTCGCCTTCAGCCTCCTCGGCATCGCGGCTCTGGCCTTGGCCCGTCGCGGCCGGCTGCTTCTTCTCATCACCCTCGCTTTGCCGATGACGATCTGGCTCGCCGGATCCCCCAGCCAGGATGGCATCGTGATCGCCGTCGCGGCGCTCGGCGCCGCCCTGCTGACGCGCGACGGGCACGTGGCCTTCTACCTCGGCTGCGCGGCGCTGGCGGTGCTGGTGCTGCAAAAGCCGCCCTATCTGCCGCTCGCGGCACTCGCGCTGCTGGCGCCCGGCGGATTGTCCTGGCGACGCTTTCAGGATCGACTGCCCGCGGCCATTGCCGTGGCCGTGCCAGGGCTGCTGTGGTCGGTGGCGGTGGTGAAGTGGGTGGCCGTGCCATTGCTGCCGAGCCCGCTGTATCATCCCGGTCCGCTCTGGCCCGGCAATCATGCCGATCTCTTTCATTCGGCGATATCCGCGGCGCAGGGTCAGGTGCTGTTGCACCATCCGTGGCGCGGCTTGCTGCTGCCGCCCCTGAGCCTGCTGCGGCAATTAGCCGGACTCAGCGACCAGTTCATCGGCGTGCTCGGCGCCCTGACACTTCACTTGCCTCGTCCGCTCTACGGCGTTTGGTGGCTCGCTATTCTTTCGGCCCTCGGCCATCTGGCCGCGCGCGCCGATCAGGCAGATGAAAGCGGGAAGATCGACCGTCTCCTCGCTTGGGCCGCGATCCTGTGCAGCGGCGAGCTGATTTGCCTCACGCTCTACCTGACATGGACGCGCGTCGGCATGGATGTCATCGACGGCCTGCAGGGACGGTATTTCATTCCGCTCATGGCGATGCTTGTCTTGGCGCTGCCCCATGTCCCGGTTCTGACACGCGCACCTCGATGGGCCTGGTGGATTCTGCCCATGGTTGCCCTTCTGGCAACCGACGCCGCACTGCCGAGATTGATCGCCGCCTCCTATCAACCGTGA
- a CDS encoding ABC transporter permease, with translation MTVLALPAFVTGRRMPNLWDIAAILCVLGVLVLVAHAASGTLAPLPAANAVTIHLDPRWLPYYALRTTIRMFVALVCSMGFTLIVAPLAAKSRRIGLILVPALDILQSVPILGFLSFTVLFFMNLFPGRVLGAELAAIFAIFTSQAWNMTFSFYQSLTTVPRDLDEASRAFRLSIWQRFWRLEVPFAMPGLVFNTMLSMSGGWFFVVASEAVTVGKTTFLLPGIGSYVAVALQQSNLLAVFYAILAMLAVILIYDQLLFRPLVAWSTKFRFEMTSGGELADPWVLSLLRKTRLLQLLGAALGDVATAVGGWRLRIVPARRQSAGPPSRVVDGLWFGFITVLVALALWKIATFVAHEVTLAQFAHVLLLGFYTLLRVAAALTIVTLVWVPIGVWIGLRPRWAQMIQPVAQFLAAFPANLLFPIVVIVLVRFSLNPNIWLMPLMIVGTQWYVLFNVVAGASAFPTDLKEASANLRVKGFLWWRRVIIPGIFPYYVTGALTASGAAWNSSIVAEIASWGHTTLVATGLGSYIAEATNAGNSAGIMLGVCVMTGYVFVLNRVLWRPLHAYAVRRLTF, from the coding sequence ATGACCGTACTGGCCCTGCCTGCCTTCGTGACCGGCCGCCGCATGCCCAACCTTTGGGATATCGCGGCAATCCTGTGCGTGCTGGGCGTGCTGGTGCTGGTGGCGCATGCGGCCAGCGGGACATTGGCACCCCTGCCGGCCGCCAATGCCGTGACCATCCATCTCGATCCGCGCTGGCTGCCCTATTACGCGCTGCGCACGACCATCCGCATGTTCGTGGCGCTTGTTTGCTCGATGGGCTTCACCCTGATCGTGGCGCCGCTCGCCGCCAAAAGCCGCCGCATCGGGCTGATCCTGGTGCCCGCGCTCGACATCCTGCAATCCGTGCCGATCCTGGGCTTCCTGTCCTTCACCGTTCTGTTCTTTATGAACCTGTTCCCCGGCCGCGTCCTGGGAGCCGAGCTCGCCGCGATCTTCGCGATCTTCACGAGCCAGGCCTGGAACATGACCTTCAGCTTCTATCAGTCCCTGACCACGGTGCCGCGTGACTTGGATGAGGCGTCGCGCGCCTTCCGCCTGTCGATCTGGCAACGCTTCTGGCGGCTGGAAGTGCCCTTCGCCATGCCGGGGCTGGTGTTCAACACCATGCTGTCGATGTCGGGCGGCTGGTTCTTCGTCGTCGCCTCCGAAGCCGTGACCGTCGGCAAGACGACGTTTCTGCTGCCGGGCATCGGCTCCTATGTCGCGGTCGCGCTGCAGCAGAGCAACCTGCTGGCGGTCTTCTACGCCATCCTCGCGATGCTCGCGGTGATCCTGATCTACGACCAGTTGCTGTTCCGGCCCCTGGTCGCCTGGTCCACGAAATTCCGGTTCGAGATGACGAGCGGCGGGGAACTCGCCGACCCTTGGGTGCTGAGCCTTCTGCGTAAGACGCGGCTGCTGCAACTGCTCGGCGCCGCTCTCGGCGATGTCGCGACGGCGGTCGGTGGCTGGCGCCTACGCATCGTGCCGGCGCGGCGCCAAAGCGCAGGTCCACCGTCCCGCGTGGTTGACGGGCTATGGTTCGGCTTCATCACCGTGCTCGTCGCCCTCGCGCTGTGGAAGATTGCGACCTTCGTCGCGCATGAGGTGACCCTGGCGCAATTCGCGCATGTGCTGCTGCTCGGCTTCTATACCCTGCTGCGGGTCGCGGCGGCGCTGACCATCGTCACCCTGGTCTGGGTGCCGATCGGTGTCTGGATCGGGTTGCGTCCGCGCTGGGCGCAGATGATCCAGCCGGTCGCGCAGTTCCTCGCGGCCTTCCCGGCTAACCTCTTGTTCCCGATCGTCGTCATCGTGTTGGTGCGGTTCAGCCTGAACCCGAATATCTGGCTGATGCCGCTGATGATCGTCGGCACCCAATGGTATGTGCTGTTCAATGTCGTCGCCGGCGCTTCGGCCTTTCCCACCGACCTGAAGGAGGCTTCGGCCAATCTGCGGGTGAAGGGCTTCCTGTGGTGGCGGCGCGTCATCATTCCGGGGATCTTCCCCTATTACGTGACGGGCGCGCTGACGGCCTCGGGCGCCGCCTGGAACAGCTCGATCGTCGCGGAAATCGCCTCCTGGGGCCATACCACGCTGGTCGCGACCGGCCTCGGCTCCTACATCGCCGAGGCGACCAATGCCGGAAACAGTGCAGGCATCATGCTCGGCGTATGTGTCATGACCGGCTACGTCTTCGTGCTCAATCGTGTGCTGTGGCGGCCGCTGCACGCCTATGCCGTTCGCCGCCTGACCTTCTGA